The Trypanosoma brucei gambiense DAL972 chromosome 10, complete sequence genome has a segment encoding these proteins:
- a CDS encoding bifunctional aminoacyl-tRNA synthetase, putative, producing MLMATCVRNNFSPLLSCCWSCAALRQRQRRGLVFSAVTWRVINSHAAAACYSARCYSQRHRSEVHGPLCSNLRPSVNSPFTTTTEQSTKAPRTMSASNCRGEAELLQVLQSLGLSLPTISHEEKHTVEEANKELGRFEVPCIGTKNLFLKSSKGELVLVSALHTTKTNMKTVQNAMKTKDLRFASEDLLLEKLGVVQGSVTPFALVNNGAKDVKVALDKALIDSTLPVVFHPCRNDKSTLITPTQLQDFLQKIDFPYTVVDFSEKATTAPATTDAKKTKVAPGPSVGEAKGDTKGETKLGIMASRRDNFSQWYTEVITKAEMIEYYDVSGCYIMRPWSFFIWKSVQKFFGSRIEAMGVEDCYFPMFVSKTCLEREKDHIEGFAPEVAWVTKAGESDLEVPVAIRPTSETVMYPYYAKWIRSHRDLPVRLNAWNSVVRWEFSHPMPFIRTREFLWQEGHCAWQTEEECSREVLEILDHYAAVYTDLLAVPVVKGKKTEKEKFAGGYYTTTVETYIAAVGRGCQGGTSHNLGQNFGKMFNICFQDPDKNDDSTLIPWQNSWGLSTRVIGVTIMVHGDDRGIVLPPRVACLQVVIIPVGITKDTRQEQRNVLLDGCKALEGELRTAGIRVKADLRNNYSPGWRFNHWELKGVPVRVELGPKEMETKQLSLVLRCDGQRRSVPWDGRIAETMSDLLNEIHNIMFQRASKEAEENRKKITRWDDFTAAINNKSLVLAPWCGAESCEDQVKKDSAEESKALQTQEEREDARAPSMGAKALCIPFEQPESVEGKKCICRSCDKPAQKWVLFGRSY from the coding sequence ATGCTGATGGCAACATGTGTCCGCAATAACTTTAGTCCTCTCCTGTCGTGCTGTTGGAGTTGCGCCGCCTTGCGCCAGAGGCAGCGGCGGGGCCTGGTGTTCTCCGCAGTGACATGGAGAGTTATTAACAGtcatgctgctgctgcctgtTATTCAGCGCGGTGCTACTCTCAACGACATCGCAGTGAAGTGCATGGACCATTATGTTCAAATTTGCGCCCTAGTGTAAACTCCCCCTTTACCACCACAACAGAGCAGAGCACAAAAGCACCCAGAACAATGTCAGCAAGTAATTGTCGAGGCGAGGCGGAGCTCTTGCAAGTGCTGCAGAGCTTGGGTTTAAGTCTTCCAACTATTTCTCATGAAGAGAAGCACACGGTGGAAGAGGCGAACAAGGAACTAGGTCGATTTGAGGTCCCTTGCATTGGCACCAAGAACTTGTTTCTCAAGAGTTCAAAGGGTGAATTGGTTCTCGTTTCAGCATTACATACAACCAAAACTAACATGAAAACGGTACAGAACGCCATGAAAACGAAGGACCTCCGCTTTGCGTCGGAAGACCTTTTACTTGAAAAGTTGGGTGTTGTGCAGGGTAGCGTGACACCCTTTGCATTGGTTAATAATGGCGCGAAGGACGTAAAAGTCGCCCTGGACAAGGCGTTGATCGACAGCACCCTTCCAGTTGTTTTTCATCCATGTCGCAACGACAAGAGTACTTTAATAACACCGACGCAGCTCCAGGATTTCTTGCAGAAAATTGATTTTCCATATACTGTTGTCGACTTTTCAGAGAAGGCGACCACCGCGCCCGCCACTActgatgcaaaaaaaacaaaggtggCGCCCGGGCCCTCGGTAGGCGAAGCCAAGGGAGACACCAAGGGCGAAACCAAACTGGGAATCATGGCGAGTCGACGCGATAACTTCTCTCAATGGTACACGGAGGTTATTACGAAGGCGGAAATGATTGAGTATTATGACGTCTCCGGTTGTTACATAATGCGTCCTTGGTCCTTCTTTATTTGGAAAAGCGTCCAAAAGTTCTTTGGCAGCCGCATTGAGGCGATGGGTGTTGAGGACTGCTATTTCCCTATGTTCGTGTCCAAGACGTGCTTGGAGCGGGAAAAAGACCACATTGAAGGCTTCGCCCCGGAGGTGGCATGGGTAACCAAAGCAGGCGAATCCGACCTCGAAGTTCCCGTCGCGATTCGCCCCACAAGCGAGACAGTTATGTACCCGTACTACGCCAAGTGGATCCGTTCGCACCGGGACCTTCCAGTTCGCTTGAATGCATGGAACAGTGTTGTGCGATGGGAATTTTCACACCCTATGCCTTTCATTCGTACGCGGGAGTTCCTCTGGCAAGAGGGTCACTGCGCGTGGCAGACCGAAGAGGAATGCTCCCGTGAAGTTTTGGAAATTCTTGATCACTATGCGGCTGTTTACACTGATCTACTTGCCGTACCAGTTGTGAAGGGCAAAAAGACGGAAAAGGAGAAGTTTGCTGGGGGGTATTACACGACAACAGTGGAAACATACATTGCAGCTGTCGGTCGTGGCTGCCAGGGTGGCACCAGTCACAACTTGGGTCAGAACTTCGGAAAGATGTTCAACATTTGTTTCCAGGACCCAGACAAAAATGATGACTCAACCCTGATTCCGTGGCAAAATTCGTGGGGTTTGTCCACCCGTGTCATTGGTGTTACCATTATGGTGCACGGTGATGACCGCGGCATAGTATTGCCACCACGCGTTGCCTGCTTGCAGGTTGTTATAATTCCCGTTGGCATCACCAAAGACACTCGACAAGAACAGCGCAACGTGCTTCTGGACGGGTGTAAGGCACTCGAAGGGGAGCTCCGCACCGCTGGCATCCGGGTGAAGGCTGACCTGCGCAACAACTACAGTCCCGGCTGGCGCTTTAACCACTGGGAGCTTAAGGGTGTGCCTGTCCGTGTGGAACTTGGACcgaaggaaatggaaacgAAACAGTTATCGTTGGTATTGCGCTGTGACGGTCAACGTCGCAGCGTACCCTGGGACGGCCGCATCGCTGAGACAATGTCTGACTTGCTCAACGAAATTCACAACATCATGTTCCAGAGGGCATCGAAGGAGGCGGAGGAGAACCGAAAGAAGATAACGCGATGGGATGACTTCACTGCAGCAATTAACAATAAATCGCTCGTGCTCGCGCCGTGGTGTGGCGCCGAATCGTGCGAAGATCAGGTGAAGAAGGACAGCGCTGAGGAGTCTAAGGCATTGCAGACCCAAGAGGAGCGGGAGGACGCCCGTGCGCCGAGTATGGGAGCGAAGGCTCTGTGCATACCGTTTGAACAGCCCGAATctgtggaaggaaagaagtgcATATGCAGATCTTGTGATAAACCGGCGCAGAAGTGGGTTTTATTTGGGAGAAGCTATTGA
- a CDS encoding mitochondrial 2-oxoglutarate/malate carrier protein, putative, translating to MSKETKAPANAPLPKVYTIGIAGFSGMFAWLFTHPYEMWKNTVMTAPKGTSQKECLVKVWERGPFRGLSTGILRQAVYAPARLGCYPIFRDAIMSLKGDADGMPTVAERALAGALAGVFSSILTSPVEVCLVLQMTGASKQSLTRAAITVYSTNGITGYWRGVSALASRAALVGVAQVAVHDQVLSALRRRNVSYSQLHGTQPYGDNIVVNAASILTALFYSVITMPVEFARVRMSADTTKAKYKSVTQTIGRVVREEGALAVYDSFAPYFFRCATHTVVCFFTIEYITRKVKGWRAAKLQAKQ from the coding sequence atgtcgAAAGAGACAAAGGCGCCCGCGAATGCGCCCCTGCCTAAGGTCTACACGATCGGGATTGCTGGTTTTTCCGGCATGTTTGCATGGTTGTTCACACACCCTTATGAAATGTGGAAGAATACGGTGATGACTGCACCCAAAGGTACCTCACAGAAGGAATGTTTGGTTAAGGTGTGGGAACGTGGACCATTCAGGGGTTTGTCTACGGGCATCCTCCGCCAGGCCGTGTACGCTCCTGCAAGACTTGGGTGTTATCCTATATTTCGTGATGCCATCATGTCTCTGAAGGGTGACGCCGACGGCATGCCAACAGTTGCCGAGCGTGCACTTGCTGGCGCCCTGGCTGGTGTCTTTTCCAGTATCCTCACTTCCCCAGTGGAGGTTTGTCTCGTTCTGCAAATGACCGGTGCATCGAAGCAGTCGTTGACGCGTGCGGCGATTACCGTATACTCAACTAACGGAATCACGGGATATTGGCGTGGTGTCAGTGCCCTTGCTTCTCGAGCAGCACTGGTGGGCGTTGCCCAAGTTGCTGTGCATGATCAAGTCCTTTCCGCGTTGCGGCGTCGTAATGTTTCCTACTCTCAATTGCACGGAACCCAACCATACGGAGACAACATTGTCGTCAATGCAGCGAGCATCCTTACAGCATTGTTTTATTCCGTTATCACGATGCCAGTTGAATTCGCACGTGTACGTATGTCCGCTGATACCACCAAAGCAAAGTATAAGAGTGTGACTCAGACGATAGGACGAGTCGTTCGTGAGGAGGGGGCATTGGCGGTGTACGACTCCTTCGCGCCGTACTTTTTCCGCTGTGCAACACACACAGTGGTGTGCTTCTTCACAATTGAATACATCACAAGAAAGGTGAAGGGGTGGCGTGCCGCCAAGCTTCAGGCAAAGCAGTAG
- a CDS encoding acetyltransferase, putative, with protein sequence MSAVELVALPSRNGGRPLTVHLSWGIAESDMESIQALHAISFPVEYPDDYYNWLRSGSSVAIVAHVSHRDVVMDPHDTHSGVETELSTEGGVVEPPLVYSCLAGFCIGQLGHKRYEDGQLEPSPTGYLMSFAVDPRLRRRGVGELLLTRFLTYMFFIIPVPPLIRAGNGGLSLGKALAPVLKGFFTAVSSFLQQRLGIESHSEQLNNPPRDPKTLPDRPIDAGHSNLRCGVGEVWLHCLASDEALLRFYSSRGFMRVRVIRGFYMFDARLHDGMLLVIRRGDFSSLGNAVLQHGVCRYKQASTDSVRLRTDLTDGGEIVGLDEDLARVADIELFRS encoded by the coding sequence ATGAGCGCAGTGGAGCTTGTTGCACTCCCGAGTCGTAATGGAGGAAGACCATTAACAGTGCATCTTAGCTGGGGAATTGCAGAGAGCGACATGGAAAGCATACAGGCGCTCCACGCCATATCTTTCCCTGTCGAATATCCGGACGATTACTACAATTGGCTGCGCTCAGGATCGTCTGTGGCTATTGTTGCGCATGTATCTCATAGAGATGTCGTCATGGATCCCCATGACACGCATAGTGGAGTGGAAACAGAATTGTCTACGGAAGGTGGGGTTGTTGAACCCCCTTTGGTATACTCCTGTCTGGCTGGTTTCTGTATTGGTCAACTCGGCCATAAACGGTACGAAGATGGCCAGTTGGAGCCATCACCGACGGGCTATTTGATGTCGTTTGCCGTGGATCCAAGACTCCGCCGTCGCGGTGTTGGGGAACTTTTACTGACACGATTTTTAACGTACATGTTCTTCATTATTCCTGTGCCGCCTCTCATTCGGGCAGGAAATGGTGGTCTCTCCCTTGGCAAAGCGCTCGCTCCGGTGCTGAAAGGTTTTTTTACAGCTGTTTCAAGTTTTttgcagcagcgtcttggAATAGAAAGCCATAGTGAGCAGCTGAATAACCCTCCAAGGGACCCCAAAACACTCCCTGACAGACCGATTGATGCCGGCCACTCGAACCTTCGCTGCGGTGTGGGGGAAGTCTGGTTACATTGCTTGGCATCAGATGAAGCGTTGTTGCGTTTTTATTCTTCAAGAGGTTTTATGCGGGTACGCGTGATACGTGGCTTTTATATGTTTGATGCCAGACTGCACGATGGCATGCTCTTGGTTATTAGGCGTGGCGACTTTAGCAGTCTAGGTAATGCTGTGCTTCAACATGGAGTCTGTCGGTACAAACAGGCAAGCACAGATTCGGTTCGGTTGCGCACGGATTTGACGGACGGCGGCGAAATTGTGGGACTTGATGAGGACCTTGCGCGCGTTGCTGATATTGAGTTATTCAGAAGTTAA